One Bdellovibrio bacteriovorus str. Tiberius DNA segment encodes these proteins:
- the purM gene encoding phosphoribosylformylglycinamidine cyclo-ligase produces the protein MTTVTLDYKNAGVDITKADAFVERIKNLVPTTFNDQVLQGIGGFAAVYKLTEEKYLASCTDGVGTKLKLAQTLNKHHGIGIDLVAMCVNDLLCVGAKPLFFLDYMAFGKLDTKVSEELIAGMVDGCRQSGMALIGGETAEMPGVYQGNEYDLAGFSVGEMSPADLYDEKDMNEGDVLIGIASSGFHSNGYSLLRKLVQQDETELMQELLTPTRIYVKLVNELRRQFPMAMVGASHITGGGIHNIPRMSEKFDYDISGWPALNEMAPVFGKIIPRASLSGEELYRTFNMGVGLVLLIKKEQAEVVQTWLASQGEKHWRLGSIQKGTGLIAPSRH, from the coding sequence ATGACGACTGTGACTTTGGACTATAAAAATGCAGGAGTTGACATCACCAAGGCCGATGCCTTCGTGGAAAGAATCAAAAATCTGGTGCCGACCACTTTCAACGACCAGGTTCTTCAGGGCATTGGCGGCTTTGCTGCCGTTTACAAACTGACTGAAGAAAAGTACCTGGCTTCCTGCACAGACGGGGTGGGTACGAAGTTGAAACTGGCGCAAACTCTGAACAAACACCACGGCATCGGAATCGATCTGGTGGCGATGTGTGTGAATGACCTTTTGTGTGTTGGTGCAAAACCGTTGTTCTTTTTGGATTACATGGCCTTTGGAAAGCTCGACACCAAAGTCAGTGAAGAGCTGATTGCCGGAATGGTCGATGGCTGCCGTCAGTCCGGGATGGCTTTGATCGGTGGTGAAACGGCTGAAATGCCCGGCGTGTATCAGGGGAATGAATACGACCTTGCAGGCTTCAGTGTGGGCGAGATGTCTCCGGCGGATCTGTACGATGAAAAAGACATGAACGAAGGCGATGTGCTGATCGGGATTGCGTCTTCAGGTTTTCACTCTAATGGTTATTCCCTGCTCAGAAAGCTTGTGCAACAGGACGAAACCGAGCTGATGCAGGAACTGCTGACGCCCACGCGTATCTACGTGAAGCTGGTCAATGAGCTTCGTCGTCAGTTCCCGATGGCGATGGTGGGCGCGTCTCATATCACCGGTGGGGGCATTCACAATATCCCGCGGATGAGTGAGAAGTTTGATTATGATATTTCCGGCTGGCCGGCATTGAATGAAATGGCTCCGGTCTTTGGAAAAATCATTCCGCGCGCGAGTCTTTCCGGGGAAGAGCTGTATCGCACCTTCAACATGGGGGTTGGATTGGTTCTGCTTATCAAGAAAGAGCAGGCCGAAGTCGTACAAACATGGTTGGC
- the purH gene encoding bifunctional phosphoribosylaminoimidazolecarboxamide formyltransferase/IMP cyclohydrolase: MNPIRRALLSVSDKTGLLELAKNLAAQNVELIASGGTAKALTDAGFKVTAVETLSGKGEAFNGRMKTISFEIASSLLFRRQDENDVRQAVELGIEPIDLVVVNLYPFHATLQKQAGFEECIENIDIGGPTLLRAGAKNFQSVTVLCEPSQYGEFLKEFNGNSGATTWEFRQKCAASVYTMTAFYDMAIAGFLTQKSGAALRYGENPHQKAVVLKDPFADGLAHAKSLQGKEMSYNNYLDADFALKTLQDVHSWQGEKALPAAVVVKHNTPCGMAVAETPLRALEKAWKGDEKSSFGGIIALNIPVTEDIAAFFAEKFVEVILAPSFTEGAREKLKKNCRVMEVSLTPNPSMQVRSIEGGLLLQDADGFDLSHMKTVTQKQVSPEQQRLAAFAMLAVKNLKSNAIALCRQDGPEFELLTMGSGQTNRIDCIEKLITSRLADKGIADLASVVLASDAFFPFADSVQVSAKLGVKTIIQPGGSVKDPEVIAEADRLGVAMIFTGRRHFLH; the protein is encoded by the coding sequence ATGAATCCAATCCGCAGAGCTCTGTTGAGCGTCTCTGATAAAACCGGTTTGCTGGAGCTTGCTAAAAATCTTGCAGCTCAGAACGTCGAGCTGATTGCCAGCGGCGGCACCGCCAAGGCATTGACCGACGCCGGCTTCAAAGTCACCGCAGTGGAAACCTTGAGCGGCAAAGGCGAAGCCTTCAACGGCCGCATGAAAACCATCAGCTTTGAAATTGCCTCAAGCCTGCTGTTCCGTCGTCAGGATGAAAATGACGTGCGCCAAGCGGTTGAGCTGGGGATTGAACCCATTGATCTGGTGGTGGTGAATCTTTATCCTTTCCACGCGACCCTGCAAAAACAGGCGGGGTTTGAAGAATGCATTGAAAACATCGACATCGGGGGCCCGACGCTGCTTCGTGCCGGGGCAAAGAACTTTCAGTCCGTCACAGTTCTGTGTGAACCGTCCCAGTACGGTGAGTTCTTAAAAGAATTCAACGGCAATAGCGGCGCAACCACCTGGGAGTTCCGTCAAAAATGTGCCGCTTCTGTTTACACTATGACCGCTTTTTATGACATGGCCATCGCCGGATTCCTGACGCAAAAATCCGGGGCTGCTCTAAGATACGGTGAAAACCCGCATCAAAAGGCCGTCGTTCTGAAAGATCCGTTTGCTGACGGTCTGGCCCACGCCAAATCCCTGCAAGGCAAAGAAATGTCCTACAATAATTATCTGGATGCCGACTTTGCGCTTAAGACTTTGCAGGATGTGCATTCCTGGCAAGGTGAAAAAGCCCTGCCAGCCGCTGTGGTTGTGAAACATAACACGCCTTGCGGAATGGCTGTGGCCGAAACTCCGTTGCGTGCTTTGGAAAAAGCCTGGAAAGGGGACGAGAAAAGTTCTTTCGGCGGCATCATCGCCCTGAACATTCCAGTGACGGAAGACATCGCCGCGTTCTTTGCCGAAAAGTTTGTCGAAGTGATTCTGGCGCCGTCCTTCACCGAGGGCGCTCGCGAAAAGCTGAAAAAGAACTGCCGCGTGATGGAAGTTTCATTAACGCCAAATCCGTCGATGCAAGTACGCTCTATCGAGGGCGGACTGCTGCTGCAGGATGCCGATGGCTTTGATTTAAGCCATATGAAAACTGTCACCCAAAAGCAAGTCAGTCCGGAACAACAGCGTCTGGCGGCCTTTGCCATGCTGGCGGTGAAGAACCTGAAAAGCAATGCCATTGCTCTTTGCCGTCAGGACGGTCCCGAGTTTGAGCTTCTGACCATGGGTTCAGGTCAAACCAACCGCATCGACTGCATCGAAAAACTGATCACCTCGCGCCTGGCTGACAAGGGCATCGCCGATCTTGCCAGCGTGGTACTGGCTTCAGACGCGTTTTTCCCATTTGCAGACTCTGTTCAGGTTTCTGCAAAGCTGGGGGTCAAAACCATCATTCAACCCGGCGGATCCGTGAAGGATCCGGAAGTGATCGCCGAAGCCGATCGCCTGGGTGTAGCCATGATCTTTACCGGCCGCCGCCATTTTTTACACTAG
- a CDS encoding phosphoribosylformylglycinamidine synthase subunit PurQ → MSIKPKFLVLWGDGINCENETARAVSLAGGEADKVHVNDLLANPGLLNEYQALVIPGGFSFGDHLGSGQVLALKLEMNLKNELQQFVKTRPVLGICNGFQTLIKLGLLPDADFQRSCALVKNEQGHFIDRWIEVERNEKSPCIWTRDLPARFALPIRHGEGRFVCRDESLLQRLLTQHQAVLRYTEDVNGAQAQIAGVCDPSGLVFALMPHPEAAVHDWHLPYKGEAWGLEFFKSAVNYLNQEMGVTV, encoded by the coding sequence ATGTCTATCAAGCCTAAGTTTTTGGTTTTGTGGGGTGATGGAATCAACTGTGAAAATGAAACAGCCAGAGCCGTTTCGCTGGCCGGAGGTGAAGCGGATAAAGTCCACGTCAATGACCTTCTGGCAAACCCGGGGCTGCTGAATGAATACCAGGCTCTGGTGATTCCCGGTGGTTTTTCCTTTGGTGATCATCTGGGCAGCGGGCAAGTGCTGGCCCTGAAACTTGAAATGAATCTGAAAAATGAATTGCAGCAGTTTGTGAAAACCCGCCCAGTGCTGGGCATCTGCAATGGCTTTCAGACGCTGATCAAACTGGGCCTGTTGCCGGACGCTGACTTTCAGCGCAGCTGTGCCCTGGTGAAAAACGAGCAGGGTCATTTTATTGACCGCTGGATTGAAGTGGAAAGAAATGAAAAGTCCCCCTGTATCTGGACGCGCGATCTTCCCGCAAGATTCGCCTTGCCGATTCGTCACGGGGAAGGCCGCTTCGTTTGTCGCGATGAAAGCCTGCTGCAGCGTCTGCTGACCCAGCATCAGGCTGTGCTTCGTTACACTGAAGACGTCAATGGTGCTCAGGCACAGATCGCGGGCGTCTGTGATCCGTCGGGTCTGGTGTTTGCGCTGATGCCGCATCCCGAGGCAGCCGTGCATGACTGGCACCTGCCTTATAAAGGCGAAGCCTGGGGTTTGGAGTTTTTCAAAAGTGCTGTGAATTATTTGAATCAGGAAATGGGGGTGACTGTATGA
- a CDS encoding phosphoribosylformylglycinamidine synthase subunit PurL encodes MQRISVRSRYDHSTEKALKSALSLEAPVNELQLRRVYWLLEKKPGAAKEFPLQAVMDKVFFDPISEAQQTGFLDYQDGKTYVEIRFLAGVTDNIARTATEALMLFSAQHNSSWQEFPLEVHSGWEMEISGDISKDQIQKVLFQNLANPLLNKLEIQTGAALKQENSWAAYSNFWKASEHTPQLQLLNLDVETLGRINNERGLALSDEEIQTILSHFSSPVVAAERASYGWHGKITEVELECLAQTWSEHCKHKIFAAEVDYSEVSGDFPALGDRKITSLYKSYIQKATKDLDDCGYLVSVFKDNAGIVDFDSKLNVCVKVETHNSPSALDPFGGALTGILGVHRDILGCGLGAKPVANTDVFCLSTPNLFPEADSPQRPELLKDPGVIFRGVHQGVEEGGNQSGIPTVNGAFCFSSEFAAKPLIFVGSVGVMPKTVHGRASESKEIRAGDLIVVAGGRLGKDGVHGATFSSLALHDNVASNVVQIGDSITQKRLLDFTLKARDNGWIQAITDNGAGGVSSSIGEMAQYSGGARMDLGLHPVKYSGLEYWEMLVSESQERMSYAVSPNHLMDFMNLARHMGVEAFVLGEFTDSGFFDIFHGKEPLAKLQLEFLHDGLSRMKLKAHFDGPKQYQEYFRAEGKIPLASNDLAVALKKVLANPNVASREPLVRYYDHEVQGATRVKPYGGKTQSGANDAGVLDLSVHGGDDNNAVAVSNGLCPQFSWYDTYLMAQKAVDESVRNLVATGADPAKMALVDNFCWPDPTPKASNPDAAHKMAQLVRACAGLYDAAVAYRAPFVSGKDSMKNDFIGKTKGGDTVKISVPPTLLVTAVAQVPDATKTAPGFFQTAGDLIYLLGAPTGSLYASVLSQEFIVQESAPEYPDLARNKDLYGRIYAAHQKTLLQSCHDISDGGLMTALAESGFGNNLGMKLNLESFSWNELWSETGSLFVVSVKPADKSQFEELFTSQQRLLGEVQENPVMSWQHQGATQNTALSELQKIWSEGVLNVYQA; translated from the coding sequence ATGCAAAGAATATCTGTGCGCAGCCGCTATGATCACAGCACCGAAAAAGCTCTTAAATCCGCGTTGTCGCTGGAAGCCCCGGTGAACGAACTGCAACTGCGTCGCGTGTACTGGCTGCTTGAAAAGAAACCCGGCGCGGCCAAAGAGTTCCCTCTTCAAGCTGTCATGGATAAAGTCTTCTTTGATCCCATATCGGAAGCTCAGCAAACTGGCTTCTTGGATTATCAGGACGGTAAAACCTATGTTGAGATCCGCTTTCTGGCCGGAGTTACCGACAACATAGCCCGCACCGCGACCGAAGCTTTGATGCTGTTTTCTGCGCAACATAATTCTTCCTGGCAGGAGTTCCCTTTGGAAGTCCACAGTGGGTGGGAAATGGAAATCAGCGGGGATATTTCCAAGGACCAAATCCAAAAGGTTCTTTTCCAGAACCTGGCCAATCCACTTTTAAACAAACTGGAAATCCAGACGGGCGCGGCCCTTAAACAAGAAAATTCATGGGCAGCCTATTCGAACTTTTGGAAGGCTTCTGAACACACACCGCAGTTGCAGCTTTTAAACCTGGATGTCGAAACCCTTGGGCGCATCAACAACGAGCGCGGCCTGGCTTTAAGTGATGAAGAGATTCAAACCATTCTGAGTCATTTCAGTTCGCCGGTAGTTGCTGCCGAGCGAGCTTCTTACGGCTGGCATGGCAAGATCACCGAAGTCGAGCTGGAGTGTCTGGCGCAAACCTGGAGTGAGCACTGCAAGCATAAGATCTTTGCTGCTGAAGTGGATTATTCCGAAGTTTCTGGCGATTTCCCGGCCCTGGGTGACAGGAAAATTACCAGCCTTTATAAAAGCTATATTCAGAAAGCCACCAAAGATCTGGATGACTGTGGTTATCTGGTTTCTGTTTTTAAAGACAATGCAGGCATTGTCGACTTTGATTCAAAATTAAATGTGTGTGTTAAAGTCGAAACACACAACAGCCCGTCGGCGCTGGATCCTTTCGGCGGCGCTTTGACGGGCATCTTAGGGGTTCATCGCGATATCTTGGGTTGCGGATTGGGTGCAAAGCCCGTCGCCAACACGGATGTGTTCTGTCTTTCCACCCCGAACCTGTTCCCGGAAGCAGATTCCCCGCAAAGACCCGAGCTGTTGAAAGATCCTGGTGTGATCTTCCGTGGGGTTCATCAGGGGGTTGAAGAGGGCGGCAATCAAAGCGGCATTCCGACTGTCAACGGGGCCTTCTGTTTTTCCAGCGAATTTGCGGCGAAGCCTTTGATCTTTGTGGGTTCTGTCGGCGTGATGCCAAAGACGGTTCATGGCCGCGCCAGTGAATCCAAAGAAATCCGCGCAGGCGATTTGATTGTGGTGGCCGGTGGCCGCCTTGGAAAAGACGGCGTGCATGGTGCGACTTTCAGCTCGTTGGCGTTGCATGACAATGTGGCTTCCAACGTCGTACAAATCGGCGACAGTATCACGCAAAAGCGTCTGTTGGACTTCACACTGAAAGCCCGTGACAACGGCTGGATTCAAGCCATCACCGACAACGGAGCCGGCGGTGTCAGTTCGTCAATTGGAGAAATGGCCCAGTATTCCGGCGGCGCGCGAATGGATCTTGGCTTGCATCCGGTAAAATATTCGGGGCTTGAATACTGGGAAATGCTGGTCAGCGAATCCCAGGAGCGTATGTCTTACGCCGTCAGCCCGAATCACCTGATGGATTTTATGAATCTGGCCCGTCACATGGGTGTTGAGGCGTTTGTACTGGGTGAATTCACCGATTCTGGATTCTTTGACATCTTCCATGGCAAAGAGCCCTTGGCAAAACTGCAGTTGGAATTCCTGCATGATGGTCTGAGCCGCATGAAGCTGAAAGCTCACTTCGACGGACCGAAACAATATCAGGAATACTTCCGCGCAGAAGGTAAAATACCACTGGCGAGCAACGATCTTGCCGTGGCACTTAAAAAAGTTCTGGCCAATCCCAACGTGGCTTCACGTGAACCATTGGTTCGTTATTATGACCACGAAGTTCAAGGGGCCACGCGCGTAAAACCTTACGGTGGCAAAACCCAGTCCGGAGCCAACGATGCCGGTGTGCTGGATCTGTCAGTGCATGGGGGCGATGACAACAACGCCGTGGCAGTTTCAAACGGACTGTGCCCGCAGTTTTCCTGGTACGACACTTATTTGATGGCACAAAAAGCGGTGGATGAATCCGTGCGCAATCTGGTGGCGACCGGAGCGGACCCTGCGAAGATGGCCTTGGTCGATAACTTCTGCTGGCCGGATCCGACTCCAAAAGCAAGCAATCCCGATGCGGCCCACAAAATGGCGCAACTGGTGCGTGCGTGTGCGGGGCTTTACGATGCGGCTGTGGCTTACCGCGCTCCATTTGTCAGCGGTAAAGACAGTATGAAAAACGACTTTATCGGAAAAACCAAGGGCGGGGACACCGTGAAGATTTCCGTACCACCGACCTTGCTGGTGACGGCGGTGGCGCAGGTGCCGGATGCGACGAAAACGGCACCCGGATTCTTCCAGACGGCCGGGGATCTGATTTATCTTTTGGGTGCACCGACGGGCAGCCTTTACGCTTCGGTTCTTTCCCAGGAATTCATCGTGCAGGAATCTGCACCCGAATATCCGGATCTTGCCCGCAACAAGGATCTTTATGGCCGTATCTATGCGGCCCATCAGAAAACGCTTTTGCAGTCCTGCCATGACATTTCCGACGGGGGCTTGATGACCGCCTTGGCGGAAAGCGGCTTTGGCAACAATCTGGGAATGAAGCTGAATCTGGAATCATTCAGTTGGAATGAACTGTGGTCTGAAACGGGCTCCTTGTTTGTGGTCAGTGTGAAGCCTGCTGACAAGTCTCAGTTTGAAGAACTGTTCACCAGTCAGCAAAGACTGTTGGGTGAAGTTCAGGAAAATCCTGTGATGAGCTGGCAGCATCAGGGGGCCACTCAAAACACCGCTTTGTCCGAATTGCAAAAAATCTGGTCTGAAGGAGTTCTGAATGTCTATCAAGCCTAA
- the purN gene encoding phosphoribosylglycinamide formyltransferase yields MNKIRIAILASGTGSNAEALMKKAQSLNSAEVTFVLSDKAGAGVLEKAKNFSVRHFVVAKQSDRREHEQRVLNLLREYRIDWVFLAGYMRLLSPEFLQTFNGWHGGNSQVVNIHPSLLPAYPGVDSIRRAFEDRVEESGVTLHLVDEGMDTGPQLMQSRLPLEAGESLADWSVRFHKLEHQTYTQFLELVALGQIPTSPFKET; encoded by the coding sequence ATGAATAAAATCAGGATTGCGATTCTGGCCTCTGGAACCGGTTCAAATGCCGAAGCCCTGATGAAAAAGGCGCAGTCCCTGAATTCTGCCGAAGTCACCTTTGTCCTTTCTGACAAAGCCGGGGCGGGTGTTTTGGAAAAGGCTAAAAATTTTTCTGTGCGCCATTTTGTGGTGGCAAAACAAAGCGACCGCCGCGAACACGAGCAGCGCGTGTTAAACCTGCTGCGTGAATACCGCATCGACTGGGTCTTTCTGGCAGGTTACATGCGCCTGCTAAGTCCAGAGTTTCTTCAGACCTTCAATGGCTGGCATGGCGGGAATTCACAGGTGGTGAATATTCATCCTTCGCTGTTGCCCGCTTACCCGGGGGTTGATTCCATCCGTCGCGCTTTCGAAGACCGTGTGGAGGAAAGTGGCGTGACCCTGCATCTGGTGGACGAGGGCATGGACACCGGCCCGCAACTGATGCAGTCGCGATTGCCTTTGGAAGCCGGTGAAAGTCTTGCCGACTGGTCCGTGCGTTTTCATAAGCTGGAACATCAAACTTACACTCAATTTCTGGAACTTGTGGCTTTGGGGCAGATCCCCACAAGCCCTTTTAAGGAGACTTAA
- the purD gene encoding phosphoribosylamine--glycine ligase produces MKLVVVGKGGREHALAQKLKSSSLVTELWVAPGNPGMQQAGITCVNCESPEAIETFCVENSVSLVVVGPESLILSDLKLRLQKRGIACFAPSMEVAQLESSKLFCKGVLKDAGVRTAACQVSYSEEQALLAVGKHDFKSPLVVKADGLAQGKGVWVCNSWDMAEEAVRTLGRHFGFPLLLEQCLIGQELSAFALCDGEDFVILGTACDYKRVSSDPFSANTGGMGAYSPCDFVTEADEAEIRRIFSKTLKSLRDKRLPYQGFLFAGLMKTSEGIYVLEYNVRMGDPETQALLPRLKTDLAGLIMKAVTHQLKNEVCELAAESSVHVVATSEGYPGSPMKLGNPITAKMPSAPDRHLYFAGVSRINDQLVNVGGRVLGITALGSTREEAREKVYQEMQAVNFDGMYLRQDIGL; encoded by the coding sequence ATGAAACTGGTCGTCGTCGGAAAAGGCGGGCGCGAGCACGCCTTGGCGCAAAAGCTGAAAAGCTCTTCCCTGGTGACCGAGCTGTGGGTGGCGCCGGGAAATCCCGGAATGCAGCAAGCAGGTATTACTTGCGTGAACTGTGAAAGTCCGGAAGCCATAGAAACCTTCTGTGTCGAAAACAGTGTTTCTTTGGTGGTGGTGGGTCCGGAGTCTTTGATTTTGTCTGACTTGAAGCTGCGCCTGCAAAAACGCGGCATTGCCTGCTTTGCACCGTCCATGGAAGTGGCTCAGCTGGAATCATCCAAACTTTTCTGCAAAGGGGTGCTGAAGGATGCAGGCGTTAGAACCGCAGCTTGCCAGGTCAGCTACTCGGAAGAACAGGCTTTGCTCGCAGTGGGAAAGCATGACTTTAAAAGCCCCCTGGTGGTGAAGGCCGATGGCCTGGCTCAAGGCAAGGGTGTTTGGGTTTGCAACAGCTGGGACATGGCTGAAGAGGCTGTGCGCACGCTGGGGCGTCATTTTGGTTTTCCTCTGCTGCTTGAACAGTGTCTGATCGGGCAAGAACTTTCCGCCTTTGCTTTGTGTGATGGCGAAGACTTTGTGATTCTGGGCACGGCTTGTGATTATAAGCGCGTGTCATCCGATCCTTTCAGTGCCAACACCGGTGGCATGGGCGCTTACAGCCCTTGTGATTTTGTGACCGAAGCGGATGAAGCTGAGATCCGCCGTATTTTCTCTAAAACCCTGAAAAGCCTGCGTGACAAGCGCCTGCCGTATCAGGGCTTCCTGTTTGCAGGCTTGATGAAAACAAGCGAAGGGATTTACGTTCTGGAATACAACGTGCGCATGGGGGATCCTGAAACTCAGGCGCTGCTGCCTCGTCTGAAAACCGATCTTGCAGGCCTGATCATGAAGGCTGTGACTCATCAGTTGAAAAATGAAGTGTGTGAGCTGGCTGCCGAGTCTTCTGTTCACGTCGTGGCAACCAGTGAAGGTTATCCGGGGTCCCCGATGAAATTGGGAAATCCCATCACCGCCAAGATGCCATCTGCTCCGGATCGTCATTTGTACTTTGCCGGAGTCAGCCGTATCAATGATCAACTGGTCAATGTCGGTGGACGGGTGCTGGGAATCACTGCCCTGGGTTCAACCCGGGAAGAGGCTCGTGAAAAGGTCTATCAGGAAATGCAGGCCGTGAATTTTGACGGCATGTACCTGCGACAGGATATCGGGCTATGA
- a CDS encoding phosphoribosylaminoimidazolesuccinocarboxamide synthase, with protein MNLIYRGSVKDLYQNNDKIVFEYSNRYSIFDWGEMPDEIPQKGEALAAMASMFFEHLSAKGFSSHYLSGRSRTSIEVQPVNVLRPEWKGEDYDYSMYACRPTQCLVPLEVIFRRHLGQGNSLEGRLKKNPAYLADLELTRMPTSADSFMPALVEVSTKLETTDRYLSKADVAAMNVVNDFEYAALRKNTQDVAAELEKLFASFGVKLWDGKLEFAFTHENNGQRGLVLVDSIGPDELRLTYEGLPLSKEFLRQIYTGSEWSEAVKKAKELAKERKTQDWKSICENELGQKPAALNAEQIQVSSWLYLALANEIAAVLNKPRPFDENINLKFWHQKALSLLENKA; from the coding sequence ATGAATCTGATCTATCGCGGTTCCGTAAAGGACCTTTATCAGAACAACGACAAAATTGTTTTTGAATACAGCAATCGCTATTCCATTTTTGACTGGGGCGAGATGCCCGATGAAATCCCGCAAAAAGGCGAAGCTTTGGCGGCGATGGCCTCGATGTTCTTTGAGCATCTTTCGGCGAAGGGTTTTTCTTCGCACTATCTGTCCGGTCGTTCGCGCACTTCCATTGAAGTGCAGCCGGTGAACGTGTTGCGCCCAGAATGGAAGGGTGAAGATTATGATTATTCCATGTATGCCTGTCGCCCGACCCAGTGTCTGGTGCCGCTGGAAGTGATCTTCCGTCGTCATCTGGGACAGGGGAATTCTTTGGAAGGACGTCTGAAAAAGAACCCCGCATATCTTGCGGATCTGGAGCTGACCCGGATGCCAACGTCTGCTGACAGCTTTATGCCAGCCCTGGTGGAGGTTTCAACAAAACTTGAAACCACAGATCGCTACCTGTCCAAGGCTGATGTGGCGGCCATGAACGTGGTGAACGACTTTGAATACGCGGCCTTGCGCAAAAACACCCAGGATGTGGCGGCCGAGCTTGAAAAGCTTTTTGCAAGCTTCGGAGTCAAATTATGGGACGGGAAGCTTGAGTTCGCCTTTACCCATGAAAACAACGGTCAGCGCGGACTGGTGCTGGTGGATTCCATCGGGCCGGATGAATTGCGTCTGACTTATGAAGGTCTGCCTCTTTCCAAAGAATTCTTGCGTCAGATCTACACAGGTTCAGAGTGGAGCGAAGCGGTTAAAAAAGCCAAAGAGTTGGCCAAGGAAAGAAAAACCCAAGACTGGAAATCCATCTGCGAGAATGAACTGGGTCAGAAGCCCGCAGCATTGAATGCAGAACAGATCCAGGTCAGTTCATGGCTGTACCTGGCTTTGGCTAACGAGATCGCCGCTGTCCTTAACAAACCCCGTCCTTTTGACGAAAACATCAACTTGAAATTCTGGCATCAAAAGGCTTTGTCTTTGCTGGAGAACAAAGCATGA
- a CDS encoding AIR carboxylase family protein has product MKIQVLFGSANDERVYGPLCRSLEKCGDVKMEVASAHRDPARVHEIVKNCGADAFVAGAGLAAHLPGVVASLTDKPVFGVAVNGAFAGLDAFLSIVQMPRGIPVAAVTEENASAIGDFIVRLAKVPKDRLCLHWNRSLESYSPIQKALDEIQTQTGLQIEWTAAQAETCLGEIVSPWELPHTQGLNLFLCEKEQLASSNLALDFYAKARHGGFWVGANNVTNFVNQWNKLKALGAGR; this is encoded by the coding sequence ATGAAAATTCAGGTTCTTTTTGGCAGTGCGAATGATGAGCGTGTGTACGGTCCGTTGTGTCGTTCCCTTGAAAAATGCGGCGATGTGAAAATGGAAGTGGCTTCGGCCCACCGTGATCCCGCCCGAGTCCACGAGATTGTAAAGAACTGCGGTGCGGATGCTTTTGTTGCCGGTGCGGGCCTGGCAGCCCACCTTCCGGGTGTGGTGGCTTCTTTAACAGACAAGCCGGTCTTTGGCGTGGCGGTGAACGGGGCTTTTGCTGGCCTTGATGCCTTCTTGTCGATTGTTCAGATGCCCCGTGGAATTCCCGTGGCTGCAGTGACTGAAGAAAATGCCAGCGCCATCGGAGACTTCATTGTTCGTCTGGCGAAAGTTCCAAAAGACCGCCTGTGTCTGCACTGGAACCGCAGTCTTGAAAGCTATTCTCCAATTCAAAAAGCTCTGGATGAAATCCAGACCCAAACGGGTCTGCAGATTGAATGGACGGCGGCTCAGGCCGAAACCTGTCTGGGTGAAATCGTCAGTCCCTGGGAGCTTCCGCACACGCAAGGGTTGAATCTGTTCCTGTGTGAAAAAGAACAACTGGCCAGCTCTAATCTGGCGTTGGACTTCTATGCCAAAGCCCGCCATGGCGGATTCTGGGTGGGGGCCAACAACGTGACTAATTTCGTGAATCAATGGAACAAGCTGAAAGCATTGGGAGCAGGCCGATGA